Proteins from one Monodelphis domestica isolate mMonDom1 chromosome 6, mMonDom1.pri, whole genome shotgun sequence genomic window:
- the LOC130454925 gene encoding uncharacterized protein LOC130454925 has translation MLCRHRCRSLLWTPAALRIAVLRAAGTAAKRVHTPFELAREPGPGIQCLLSSNNVSDSAHGLRCGPSEDGVNAGASGAEPNPTSCPCCLQKRVCISGIQASH, from the coding sequence ATGCTCTGTCGCCACCGCTGCCGCAGTCTGCTGTGGACGCCTGCCGCACTGCGCATTGCGGTACTGCGGGCAGCGGGCACTGCGGCAAAGCGCGTCCACACCCCATTCGAATTAGCCCGGGAACCTGGGCCCGGCATCCAGTGCCTCCTCAGCTCTAACAATGTTTCCGATAGTGCCCACGGCCTCCGGTGTGGTCCCAGCGAGGATGGAGTCAACGCGGGTGCGAGTGGTGCAGAGCCGAACCCGACCAGCTGTCCCTGCTGCCTCCAAAAAAGGGTGTGCATCTCTGG